One window from the genome of Sphaerotilus microaerophilus encodes:
- a CDS encoding class II fumarate hydratase, translating to MNTRTERDSLGPVEVPAEALWGAQTERSRRLFTIGGAGQQRMPLALIHAMARIKGAAAQVNAGLGRLDAPRASAIAEAAARVAAGEFDDAFVLSIWQTGSGTQSHMNVNEVIARLASQALADQDSTQPLTVHPNDHVNLGQSSNDVFPSAMHIAALQGVRGLEAALAGLRHALQEKAVAWADLIKVGRTHLQDATPVTLGQEFGGYDAQLGLAAAALAHTLPAVQALAIGGTAVGTGLNTHRAFGPRVAALLAQQLGEPFTVAGNPFAALAGHEPLVGLHGALKTLAVALIKIASDIRLMGSGPRAGLGELHLPENEPGSSIMPGKVNPTQVEALLMVGYQVLGHDVAIGFAASQGQFELNTCKPLIAANLLDSLRLLTDAMDSFTRHCVVGLEPVRAQLGAQLDRSLMPVTALTPHIGYQRAAAIAHHAHRQGLGLRDAAVAVGGLSAAEFDAWVDLRRMLGPEG from the coding sequence ATGAACACCCGCACCGAGCGCGACAGCCTGGGCCCGGTCGAGGTGCCTGCCGAGGCGCTCTGGGGTGCCCAGACCGAGCGCAGCCGGCGGCTGTTCACCATCGGCGGGGCAGGGCAGCAGCGCATGCCGCTGGCGCTGATCCATGCCATGGCGCGGATCAAGGGCGCCGCGGCGCAGGTCAACGCCGGGCTCGGCCGGCTCGATGCGCCGCGGGCCAGCGCGATCGCCGAGGCCGCGGCGCGGGTGGCCGCCGGCGAGTTCGACGACGCCTTTGTGCTGTCGATCTGGCAGACCGGCTCAGGCACGCAGAGCCACATGAACGTCAACGAGGTGATCGCGCGGCTGGCGTCGCAGGCACTGGCGGATCAGGACAGCACCCAGCCGCTGACGGTGCACCCGAACGACCACGTCAACCTCGGCCAGTCGTCCAACGACGTGTTTCCCAGTGCGATGCACATCGCCGCCCTGCAGGGCGTGCGCGGGCTGGAGGCGGCCCTGGCCGGCCTGCGCCATGCGCTACAGGAGAAGGCCGTGGCCTGGGCGGACCTGATCAAGGTCGGCCGCACCCACCTGCAGGACGCCACGCCGGTGACGCTGGGGCAGGAGTTCGGCGGCTACGACGCCCAGCTTGGCCTGGCGGCTGCGGCCCTCGCGCACACGCTGCCGGCGGTGCAGGCCCTGGCCATTGGCGGCACGGCGGTGGGCACCGGGCTGAACACGCACCGCGCGTTCGGCCCGCGCGTGGCGGCGCTGCTGGCGCAGCAGCTGGGCGAGCCCTTCACCGTGGCGGGCAACCCCTTTGCCGCCCTGGCCGGGCACGAGCCGCTCGTGGGCCTGCACGGCGCGCTCAAGACGCTGGCGGTGGCGCTGATCAAGATTGCCAGCGACATCCGCCTGATGGGCAGTGGCCCGCGCGCCGGCCTGGGCGAGCTCCACCTGCCGGAGAACGAGCCCGGCAGCTCGATCATGCCCGGCAAGGTCAACCCCACCCAGGTGGAGGCGCTGCTGATGGTGGGCTACCAGGTGCTGGGGCACGACGTGGCGATCGGCTTCGCAGCCAGCCAGGGCCAGTTCGAGCTGAACACCTGCAAGCCGCTGATCGCCGCCAACCTGCTCGACAGCCTGCGCCTGCTGACCGACGCGATGGACAGCTTCACCCGCCACTGCGTGGTCGGCCTGGAGCCCGTGCGCGCGCAGCTGGGTGCGCAGCTCGACCGCAGCCTGATGCCAGTGACGGCGCTGACGCCGCACATCGGCTACCAACGCGCCGCCGCCATCGCCCACCACGCCCACCGCCAGGGGCTGGGCCTGCGCGACGCCGCGGTGGCGGTGGGGGGCCTGAGCGCCGCCGAGTTCGACGCCTGGGTGGACCTGCGGCGCATGCTCGGGCCGGAGGGTTGA
- the acnA gene encoding aconitate hydratase AcnA, with protein MSLTLRPADSLRSLTLGEGRTAQFHALGALPDLNLGVSAAALARLPVSLRIVLESLLRHVDGRRVTAEQVRQLARWQPKAPRQDEIPFIVARIVLQDFTGVPLLCDLAAMRDAAVRFGHEAGVIEPQVPVDLVVDHSVQVDHFREVDALDLNMRLEFRRNVERYRFIKWGQQAFHNVRVIPPGIGIVHQVNLEHLARGVIRRGDLLLPDTLVGTDSHTTMINALGVVGWGVGGIEAEAGMLGQPVSFLTPDVVGVHLRGKLRPGVTATDLVLVVTERLRRFGVVGQFVEFFGAGAASLSLPDRATIANMAPEYGATMGFFPPDEVAAGYLAATGRSPAEVDAYRRYFQAQGLFGMPAAGDIDYSRELLIDLDEVTACVAGPKRPQDRIALPDLKARFAQLLSVPVGEGGYGRADEPAPPRVPVGSGQDLGDGDVLIAAITSCTNTSNPGVMLAAGLLARKAVARGMRVATHIKTSLAPGSRVVTHYLGRAGLIEPLEALGFRVVAYGCTTCIGNAGPLAAAVELAVTRHDLVCAAVLSGNRNFEARIHPALRANFLMSPPLVVAFALAGRVDIDLTREPLGVDGQGRPVWLHEIWPTPKEIATTQTKSMDRAAYRDLYAAGATQGPLSHPLWSRITAPTGERYTWEPSTYIARPPFLDGLTLAPAALRPIVGARALAIFGDSITTDHISPAGSILPGSPAGVWLQQHGVAPADFNSYGSRRGQHEVMLRGTLANVRLRNRALPPGPEGLAVEGGFALHQPDGAVDTLFNVAMAYQREGTPTLLFAGEEYGSGSSRDWAAKGTRLLGVRAVVARSFERIHRANLIGMGVLPLQFIDGENVDSLHLRGDERFDLPGADGALQPGQLLTLYIEHADGRRSHCLLRLRIDTAVEADYHRHGGILPFVLRERLARELEPA; from the coding sequence CATCGTGCTGGAGTCGCTGCTGCGCCACGTGGACGGCCGCCGGGTCACCGCGGAGCAGGTGCGCCAGCTGGCCCGCTGGCAGCCCAAAGCGCCCCGGCAGGATGAGATCCCGTTCATCGTCGCCCGCATCGTCCTGCAGGACTTCACCGGCGTGCCGCTGCTGTGCGACCTGGCGGCCATGCGCGATGCCGCGGTGCGCTTCGGCCACGAGGCTGGGGTGATCGAGCCGCAGGTGCCGGTGGACCTGGTGGTGGATCACTCGGTGCAGGTGGACCACTTCCGCGAGGTGGATGCGCTGGACCTGAACATGCGCCTGGAGTTCCGCCGCAACGTGGAGCGCTATCGCTTCATCAAGTGGGGCCAGCAGGCCTTCCACAACGTGCGGGTGATCCCGCCGGGCATCGGCATCGTGCACCAGGTCAACCTGGAGCACCTGGCGCGCGGGGTGATCCGCCGCGGCGACCTGCTGTTGCCCGACACGCTGGTGGGCACCGATTCGCACACCACCATGATCAACGCGCTGGGCGTGGTCGGCTGGGGTGTGGGCGGCATCGAGGCCGAGGCCGGCATGCTCGGCCAGCCGGTGTCCTTCCTGACACCCGATGTGGTGGGCGTGCACCTGCGCGGCAAGCTGCGCCCGGGCGTCACCGCCACCGACCTGGTGCTGGTGGTCACCGAGCGGCTGCGGCGCTTTGGCGTGGTCGGCCAGTTCGTGGAGTTCTTCGGCGCGGGGGCCGCCTCGCTGTCGCTGCCCGACCGTGCCACCATCGCCAACATGGCGCCCGAGTACGGCGCGACGATGGGCTTCTTCCCGCCCGACGAGGTGGCCGCCGGCTACCTGGCCGCCACCGGCCGCAGCCCTGCGGAGGTGGACGCCTACCGGCGCTACTTCCAGGCCCAGGGGCTGTTCGGCATGCCCGCTGCGGGCGACATCGACTACAGCCGCGAGCTGCTGATCGACCTGGACGAGGTGACGGCCTGCGTGGCCGGCCCCAAGCGCCCGCAGGACCGCATCGCGCTGCCGGACCTGAAGGCGCGTTTCGCGCAGCTGCTGAGCGTGCCGGTGGGCGAGGGCGGCTACGGCCGTGCCGATGAGCCGGCCCCGCCGCGCGTCCCGGTGGGCAGCGGGCAGGACCTGGGCGATGGCGACGTGCTGATCGCCGCCATCACCTCCTGCACCAACACCTCCAACCCCGGCGTGATGCTGGCCGCCGGCCTGCTGGCGCGCAAGGCGGTGGCGCGCGGGATGCGGGTTGCCACCCACATCAAGACCTCGCTGGCGCCGGGCTCACGCGTGGTGACCCACTACCTCGGCCGCGCCGGGCTGATCGAACCGCTGGAGGCCCTGGGCTTCCGGGTGGTGGCCTACGGCTGCACCACCTGCATCGGCAACGCCGGGCCGCTGGCCGCGGCGGTCGAGCTGGCGGTGACGCGCCACGACCTGGTGTGTGCGGCGGTGCTGTCGGGCAATCGCAACTTCGAGGCGCGCATCCACCCCGCGCTGCGGGCCAACTTCCTGATGAGCCCGCCGCTGGTGGTGGCCTTTGCGCTGGCCGGGCGGGTGGACATCGACCTCACCCGTGAGCCGCTGGGGGTGGACGGCCAGGGCCGGCCGGTCTGGCTGCACGAGATCTGGCCGACACCCAAGGAGATCGCCACCACGCAGACCAAGTCCATGGACCGGGCCGCCTACCGTGATCTCTATGCCGCGGGGGCCACCCAGGGGCCCCTCAGCCACCCGCTGTGGTCACGCATCACCGCTCCCACGGGCGAGCGCTACACCTGGGAGCCCTCCACCTACATCGCCAGGCCGCCCTTCCTCGACGGGCTGACGTTGGCGCCGGCCGCACTGCGGCCCATCGTCGGGGCGCGGGCGCTGGCGATCTTCGGCGACTCCATCACCACCGACCACATCAGCCCGGCCGGCTCGATCCTGCCCGGCTCGCCCGCGGGTGTCTGGCTGCAGCAGCATGGCGTGGCGCCGGCCGACTTCAACAGCTACGGCTCGCGCCGCGGCCAGCACGAAGTGATGCTGCGCGGCACCCTGGCCAACGTGCGCCTGCGCAACCGCGCGCTGCCGCCGGGGCCCGAGGGGCTGGCGGTGGAAGGCGGCTTCGCGCTGCACCAGCCCGACGGCGCCGTGGACACGCTGTTCAACGTGGCCATGGCCTACCAGCGCGAGGGCACGCCCACGCTGCTGTTTGCCGGCGAGGAGTACGGCAGCGGCTCCAGCCGCGACTGGGCGGCCAAGGGCACCCGGCTGCTGGGGGTGCGGGCGGTGGTGGCGCGCAGCTTCGAGCGCATCCACCGCGCCAACCTGATCGGCATGGGGGTGCTGCCGCTGCAGTTCATCGACGGTGAAAACGTCGACTCGCTGCACCTGCGGGGCGACGAGCGCTTCGACCTGCCCGGGGCCGACGGCGCCCTGCAGCCCGGCCAGCTGCTGACGCTGTATATCGAGCATGCCGACGGCCGCCGCAGCCATTGCCTGCTGCGCCTGCGCATCGATACCGCCGTCGAGGCGGACTACCACCGCCATGGCGGCATCCTGCCCTTCGTCCTGCGCGAGCGCCTGGCCCGCGAGCTGGAGCCGGCATGA